In Solanum stenotomum isolate F172 chromosome 6, ASM1918654v1, whole genome shotgun sequence, one DNA window encodes the following:
- the LOC125869387 gene encoding 3-phosphoshikimate 1-carboxyvinyltransferase 2: MAQISKMTQGIQTLYPNSKIHKPQVPTFPPSLSFGSKNLKKSAKSLWVLNKDSVLTTRSYSSSFRISASVATTQKPSEIVLQPIKEISGTVKLPGSKSLSNRILLLAALSEGTTVVDNLLSSDDIHYMLGALKTLGLQVEDDSGNQRAVVEGCGGLFPVGKESKEEIQLFLGNAGTAMRPLTAAVAVAGGNSRYVLDGVPRMRERPISDLVDGLKQLGAEVDCFLGTKCPPVRIVSKGGLPGGKVKLSGSISSQYLTALLMAAPLALGDVEIEIIDKLISVPYVEMTLKLMKRFGISVEHNSSWDRFSVRGGQKYKSPGKAYVEGDASSASYFLAGAAVTGGTITVEGCGNSSLQGDVKFAEVLEKMGAEVTWTENSVTVKGPPRNSPGRKHLRAIDVNMNKMPDVAMTLAVVALFADGPTAIRDVASWRVKETERMIAICTELRKLGATVEEGPDYCIITPPEKLNVTEIDTYDDHRMAMAFSLAACADVPVTINDPDCTRKTFPNYFDVLQQYSKH, translated from the exons ATGGCACAGATTAGCAAAATGACACAGGGGATACAAACCCTTTATCCCAATTCCAAGATTCATAAACCCCAAGTTCCCACATTTCCCCCTTCACTTTCTTTTGGATCTAAAAACCtgaaaaaatcagcaaaatctTTGTGGGTTTTGAATAAAGATTCAGTTTTGACAACAAGGTcttattcttcatcttttagGATTTCAGCATCAGTGGCTACTACCCAGAAACCTTCTGAGATTGTGCTGCAACCCATCAAAGAAATATCAGGCACTGTCAAATTGCCTGGCTCTAAATCCCTATCCAATCGTATTCTCCTTCTTGCTGCCCTGTCTGAA GGAACAACTGTTGTTGACAATTTGCTAAGTAGTGATGATATTCATTACATGCTTGGTGCCTTGAAAACACTTGGACTGCAAGTAGAAGATGACAGTGGAAACCAACGAGCTGTTGTTGAAGGTTGTGGTGGGTTGTTCCCTGTTGGTAAAGAGTCCAAGGAAGAGATTCAACTTTTCCTTGGAAATGCAGGAACTGCGATGCGGCCACTAACAGCAGCAGTTGCTGTAGCTGGCGGAAATTCAAG GTATGTACTTGATGGAGTTCCTCGAATGAGAGAGAGACCAATTAGTGATTTGGTTGATGGTCTTAAGCAGCTTGGTGCAGAGGTTGATTGTTTCCTTGGTACGAAATGTCCTCCTGTTCGAATTGTCAGCAAGGGAGGTCTTCCAGGAGGGAAG GTGAAGCTGTCTGGATCCATTAGCAGCCAATACTTGACTGCTCTGCTTATGGCTGCTCCACTGGCTTTAGGAGATGTGGAGATTGAAATCATTGACAAACTAATATCTGTACCTTATGTCGAAATGACATTGAAGTTGATGAAGCGATTTGGTATATCTGTGGAGCACAATAGTAGCTGGGACAGGTTTTCTGTCCGAGGAGGTCAGAAATACAA GTCTCCTGGAAAAGCTTATGTGGAAGGTGATGCTTCAAGTGCTAGTTACTTCTTGGCTGGTGCAGCTGTCACAGGTGGAACCATCACTGTTGAAGGTTGTGGGAACAGCAGTTTACAG GGGGATGTCAAATTTGCTGAGGTTCTTGAGAAAATGGGAGCAGAAGTTACGTGGACAGAGAATAGCGTCACAGTCAAAGGACCTCCAAGGAATTCTCCTGGAAGGAAGCATTTGCGTGCCATTGATGTGAACATGAATAAAATGCCTGATGTCGCCATGACACTTGCTGTAGTTGCACTTTTTGCTGATGGTCCCACTGCTATAAGAGACG TTGCTAGTTGGAGAGTCAAGGAAACTGAACGCATGATCGCCATATGCACAGAACTTAGGAAG TTGGGAGCAACTGTTGAAGAAGGACCTGACTACTGCATAATCACCCCACCGGAGAAATTAAATGTGACCGAAATTGATACTTACGACGATCACAGGATGGCCATGGCCTTTTCTCTTGCTGCTTGTGCTGATGTTCCAGTCACCATCAATGACCCTGACTGTACGCGGAAAACCTTCCCAAACTACTTTGATGTCCTTCAGCAGTACTCCAAGCATTGA
- the LOC125869386 gene encoding transketolase, chloroplastic-like: MASSSLTLSQAILSRSVSRHGSSSSTNSQLSPSSLSLPTFSGLKSTTATSFRRHILPSTAASGRHSAILASAAVETLEKTDNALVEKSVNTIRFLAIDAVEKANSGHPGLPMGCAPMGHILYDEIMRYNPKNPYWFNRDRFVLSAGHGCMLQYALLHLAGYDAVREEDLKSFRQWGSKTPGHPENFETPGVEVTTGPLGQGIANAVGLALSEKHLAARFNKPDTEIVDHYTYCIVGDGCQMEGISQEAASLAGHWGLGKLIAFYDDNHISIDGDTEIAFTEDVAARYEALGWHVIWVKNGNTGYDEIRAAIKEAKAVTDKPTLIKVTTTIGFGSPNKSNSYSVHGSALGAKEVEATRQNLGWPYEPFHVPEEVKSHWSRHVPEGAALEAGWNSKFAEYEKKYPEEAADLKSIITGELPADWEKALPTYTPESPADATRNLSQQNLNALAKVLPGFLGGSADLASSNMTLMKMFGDFQKSTPEERNIRFGVREHGMGAICNGIALHSPGLIPYCATFFVFTDYMRAAIRISALSESRVIYVMTHDSIGLGEDGPTHQPIEHLASFRAMPNVLMLRPADGNETAGAYRVAILKSKTPSILALSRQKLPQLAGTSIEGTAKGGYTISDNSSGNKPDVILIGTGSELEIAVKAADELRKEGKAVRVVSFVSWELFDEQSAEYKESVLPAAVTARVSIEAGTTFGWEKIVGSKGKAIGIDRFGASAPAGKIYKEFGITAEAVIAAAKQVS; the protein is encoded by the exons atggcttcttcttctctcactCTCTCTCAAGCTATCCTTTCTCGTTCAGTTTCTCGCCATGGCTCTTCTTCTTCCACAAACTCTCAGCTTTCCCCTTCTTCCCTCTCTCTTCCAACTTTTTCCGGTCTTAAATCCACCACTGCTACCTCATTCCGCCGCCATATTCTTCCCTCCACCGCCGCCTCCGGCAGACACTCAGCGATTCTCGCTTCAGCTGCTGTAGAGACTTTAGAGAAAACTGATAATGCCCTTGTTGAGAAATCTGTAAATACGATCAGATTTTTGGCTATTGATGCTGTTGAAAAGGCGAATTCGGGTCATCCGGGTTTACCTATGGGATGTGCTCCTATGGGTCATATATTGTACGATGAGATCATGAGGTATAACCCCAAGAACCCTTATTGGTTTAATCGTGATCGCTTTGTTCTCTCCGCCGGACATGGATGTATGCTTCAGTATGCTTTGCTTCACCTCGCTGGCTATGATGCTGTCAGG GAAGAGGACTTGAAGAGCTTCCGTCAGTGGGGAAGCAAAACCCCTGGACACCCCGAGAACTTTGAGACACCTGGTGTTGAAGTCACTACTG GGCCTCTTGGACAAGGGATTGCCAATGCCGTTGGCTTGGCCCTCTCAGAGAAGCACTTGGCTGCTCGTTTCAATAAGCCTGATACTGAGATTGTAGACCACTACAC CTATTGTATTGTTGGTGATGGTTGCCAGATGGAGGGTATTTCACAAGAAGCTGCTTCTCTTGCTGGACACTGGGGGCTCGGAAAGTTGATTGCTTTCTATGATGACAATCACATCTCAATCGATGGTGACACAGAAATCGCTTTCACTGAGGATGTTGCTGCCCGTTATGAGGCTCTTGGTTGGCATGTAATCTGGGTGAAGAATGGTAACACTGGTTATGATGAGATTCGTGCTGCCATTAAGGAAGCAAAAGCAGTCACAGACAAACCCACTTTGATCAAG GTGACTACAACCATTGGTTTTGGCTCGCCCAACAAGTCAAACAGTTACAGTGTACACGGAAGCGCACTTGGAGCTAAGGAAGTAGAAGCCACAAGGCAGAACTTGGGATGGCCTTATGAGCCTTTCCATGTGCCTGAAGAAGTCAAGAG CCATTGGAGCCGTCATGTTCCTGAGGGTGCTGCTCTTGAAGCTGGATGGAATTCCAAGTTTGCTGAATATGAGAAGAAGTACCCAGAGGAAGCTGCAGACCTCAAATCCATCATCACTGGTGAACTACCTGCTGACTGGGAGAAAGCTCTTCCT ACCTACACACCTGAAAGTCCAGCAGATGCCACCAGAAACTTGTCCCAACAAAACTTGAATGCTCTTGCCAAGGTTCTTCCTGGTTTCCTTGGTGGTAGTGCTGATCTTGCCTCATCAAACATGACCCTCATGAAAATGTTTGGTGACTTCCAAAAGAGCACCCCAGAGGAGCGTAATATAAGATTTGGTGTTCGTGAACATGGTATGGGAGCTATCTGTAATGGAATTGCTCTCCACAGCCCCGGCTTAATTCCCTACTGTGCTACTTTCTTTGTGTTTACTGACTACATGAGAGCAGCCATTAGAATTTCAGCTTTGTCTGAATCACGCGTTATCTATGTTATGACTCATGATTCAATTGGGCTTGGAGAAGATGGACCTACACATCAGCCCATTGAGCACTTGGCAAGTTTCCGTGCAATGCCCAATGTTCTGATGCTCCGTCCAGCAGATGGTAATGAAACAGCTGGTGCTTACAGGGTGGCCATCCTCAAGAGTAAGACACCATCCATCCTGGCTCTTTCTCGGCAAAAGTTGCCCCAGCTTGCTGGAACTTCTATTGAAGGAACAGCAAAAGGTGGCTACACTATATCAGACAACTCTTCAGGCAACAAGCCTGATGTCATTTTGATTGGTACTGGCTCAGAGCTGGAAATTGCTGTCAAGGCTGCTGATGAACTCAGAAAGGAAGGAAAGGCCGTGAGAGTTGTCTCTTTCGTTTCTTGGGAGCTTTTCGATGAGCAATCAGCTGAGTACAAGGAAAGTGTCCTTCCAGCAGCTGTTACCGCTAGAGTTAGCATTGAAGCTGGAACCACATTTGGGTGGGAGAAGATCGTCGGATCCAAGGGGAAGGCCATTGGAATTGACAGATTCGGTGCCAGTGCCCCTGCTGGAAAAATATACAAGGAGTTTGGAATCACAGCAGAGGCTGTTATAGCtgcagctaaacaagtttcttAG
- the LOC125867529 gene encoding DNA repair protein RAD51 homolog 3, which translates to MEVSSLPISASLRAKLISGGYTSISSLFSVSHSDIARDLKISENEALEILRVASQRRGSERSNGTSSIVNGAQSAWEMLNEEKSLGRITTSCSELDDILGGGISCKEVTEIGGVPGIGKTQLGIQLAVNVQIPMDYGGLQGKAVYIDTEGSFMVERALQIAEACLEDMHEYHGFLKRDLQACQVNMQPKDFLENIFYFRVCSYTEQIAVVNYLEKFISEHKDVKVVIIDSITFHFRQDFDDMALRTRLLGGMALKLMKLAKKYTLAVILLNQVTTKYTEGQYQLTLALGDSWSHACTNRVILYWNGNERYAYIDKSPSVRSAAAAYSVTGRGIRSSVSNCKRVKMM; encoded by the exons ATGGAAGTTTCAAGTCTTCCGATATCGGCGTCGCTGAGAGCGAAGCTTATCTCCGGCGGCTACACTTCTATATCTTCTCTCTTTTCCGTTTCTCACTCCGATATTGCCCGCG ATCTAAAGATTTCAGAAAATGAGGCGCTCGAGATTTTGAGAGTTGCATCACAAAGGAGGGGATCGGAAAGATCTAATGGAACTAGCTCTATTGTCAATG GAGCACAGAGTGCCTGGGAAATGCTAAACGAGGAGAAATCGCTTGGACGTATCACAACATCCTGTTCAGAGTTGGACGATATCTTGGGTGGGGGTATAAGTTGCAAAGAGGTTACTGAAATTG GTGGGGTGCCAGGAATTGGTAAAACGCAACTTGG GATACAACTTGCAGTGAACGTTCAAATTCCCATGGATTATGGCGGTCTCCAAGGCAAGGCAGTATATATAG ATACAGAAGGAAGCTTCATGGTGGAGCGTGCTTTACAAATTGCTGAAGCTTGTTTGGAAGATATGCACGAATATCATGGATTTTTAAAGAGGGATTTACAAGCTTGTCAAGTTAACATGCAGCCAAAGGATTTCCTTGAGAATATATTCTATTTTCGCGTTTGTAGTTACACAGAGCAAATTGCTGTTGTAAATTACTTGGAAAAGTTCATTTCAGAGCATAAAGAT GTGAAGGTGGTTATAATTGATAGCATTACATTCCATTTCCGTCAAGATTTTGATGACATGGCCCTTAGAACCCGACTACTGGGTGGAATGGCCTTAAAGCTGATGAAGCTTGCAAAGAAATATACTTTGGCA GTTATCCTCTTGAATCAAGTCACCACCAAGTATACAGAAGGTCAATATCAATTAACTCTTGCATTAG GAGATAGCTGGTCACATGCTTGCACTAACCGGGTGATTCTATACTGGAATGGTAACGAAAGGTATGCATACATTGACAAGTCGCCTTCTGTTCGATCAGCAGCAGCCGCATATTCCGTAACAGGCAGAGGGATTCGGAGCTCTGTTTCAAACTGTAAACGAGTCAAGATGATGTAA